The Canis lupus familiaris isolate Mischka breed German Shepherd chromosome X, alternate assembly UU_Cfam_GSD_1.0, whole genome shotgun sequence genome has a segment encoding these proteins:
- the KLHL34 gene encoding kelch-like protein 34 — translation MSYFLSYCKAHGGALLTGYQALRAEGFLCDVTLEAEGSEFPAHRSLLACASDYFRALFKSHTRESRASVIHLHVPSAAGLQRLLDFIYTAWLPLSMDTVEDTLEAASYLQVTEALGLCGRYLERQLAPDNCCFAANVAARFGLLHTLGAAERCIARHLRELLLRGAGPAGLLELNPTSLKALLGAPDLARVPESWLLGLALAWLRQEPEAERLAHCASLLERVRFGLVPADVLRRVYSGSGLDLPARVKGLIIQALNYHRAPSRQPLLQGEQTSVRSPQTRILLVGGRRAREAVAEEVVVPQRVARGRGAAPEPQEEEEEEEEEEQVEEEEDWELTQDVLAFDVYNHRWRSLTRLPAPLLGHSVCTAGNFLFVLGGESPPEAASSPPADGPRPVTAEVHRYDPRFHAWTALPAMREARAHFWCGAVGEGLLAVGGLGADGQALASVEMYDLRRDRWTAAAALPRALHGHAGAVGDRGVVYISGGKAGSGEGGASSLRDVYALGPGERAWSKRAPMSTARFGHHMAVLRGAVFAFLGRYEPFSEIERYDPGTDQWTRLRPLPYDRFCYGLAVVEETALLLGGLKWRESRQVPTRNVVGYDLDLDRWEDIGCALPWAWSGLQCAVLQLAEGGDEEREGGRAGAPDLVLGLMG, via the coding sequence ATGAGTTATTTCCTCTCTTACTGTAAAGCTCATGGCGGCGCACTGCTCACCGGCTACCAGGCCCTGCGCGCCGAGGGCTTCCTGTGTGACGTGACGCTGGAGGCGGAGGGCAGCGAGTTCCCGGCCCACAGGTCGCTCCTGGCGTGTGCCAGCGACTACTTCAGGGCCCTGTTCAAGAGCCACACCCGGGAGTCCAGGGCAAGCGTGATTCACCTGCACGTGCCGTCGGCGGCCGGCCTGCAGCGCCTGCTGGACTTCATCTACACCGCCTGGCTGCCGCTCTCCATGGACACGGTGGAAGACACGCTGGAGGCCGCCAGCTACCTGCAGGTGACCGAGGCACTGGGGCTGTGCGGCCGCTACCTGGAGCGCCAGCTGGCTCCCGACAACTGCTGCTTCGCCGCCAACGTGGCGGCGCGCTTCGGCCTGCTGCACACGTTGGGCGCCGCGGAGCGCTGTATCGCGCGCCACCTGAGGGAGCTGCTGCTGCGGGGCGCCGGCCCCGCGGGGCTGCTGGAGCTGAACCCCACGTCGCTGAAGGCTCTGCTGGGTGCCCCCGACCTGGCGCGGGTGCCCGAGTCCTGGCTGCTGGGCCTGGCACTGGCCTGGCTGCGGCAGGAGCCTGAGGCCGAACGCCTGGCCCACTGCGCCTCGCTGCTCGAGCGCGTTCGCTTCGGCCTCGTCCCTGCCGACGTGCTGCGGCGCGTGTACTCGGGCTCTGGCCTCGACCTGCCCGCGCGGGTCAAGGGCCTCATCATCCAGGCCCTCAACTACCACCGGGCGCCCTCCCGCCAGCCGCTGTTGCAGGGCGAGCAGACCAGCGTCCGCAGTCCCCAGACCCGCATCTTGCTGGTAGGGGGGCGCAGGGCTCGGGAGGCGGTGGCCGAGGAGGTCGTGGTCCCCCAGAGGGTAGCGAGGGGCAGGGGCGCCGCGCCGgagccccaggaggaggaggaggaggaggaggaggaggagcaggtggaagaggaggaggactgGGAGCTCACCCAGGACGTGCTGGCCTTCGACGTGTACAACCACCGCTGGCGCAGTCTCACGCGGCTGCCTGCACCGCTCCTGGGGCACAGCGTGTGCACCGCAGGCAACTTCCTGTTCGTCCTGGGCGGGGAGAGCCCTCCGGAGGCCGCCTCCTCGCCGCCGGCAGATGGCCCGCGGCCGGTCACGGCGGAGGTGCACCGCTACGACCCGCGCTTCCACGCTTGGACCGCGCTGCCCGCTATGCGGGAAGCGCGGGCCCATTTCTGGTGCGGCGCGGTGGGCGAGGGGCTGCTGGCCGTCGGGGGTCTGGGCGCGGACGGCCAGGCGCTGGCGTCCGTGGAGATGTATGACCTGCGCCGGGACCGCTGGACGGCGGCCGCGGCGCTGCCGCGGGCGCTGCACGGCCACGCGGGGGCCGTCGGGGACCGTGGCGTCGTGTACATCTCTGGGGGCAAGGCGGGAAGCGGCGAGGGCGGCGCGAGCAGCCTCCGGGACGTGTacgccctgggccccggggagcGAGCGTGGAGCAAGAGGGCGCCCATGAGCACCGCCCGCTTCGGGCACCACATGGCCGTGCTGCGCGGCGCGGTGTTCGCCTTTCTGGGGCGCTATGAGCCCTTCTCGGAGATCGAACGCTATGACCCCGGCACGGACCAGTGGACCCGGCTGCGACCGCTGCCCTACGATCGCTTCTGCTACGGGCTGGCCGTGGTGGAGGAGACGGCGCTGCTGCTCGGCGGCCTCAAGTGGCGGGAGTCGAGGCAGGTGCCTACCCGCAACGTGGTGGGCTATGACCTCGACCTGGACCGCTGGGAGGACATTGGCTGCGCGCTCCCTTGGGCCTGGAGCGGCCTCCAGTGCGCGGTGCTGCAGCTGGCTGAGGGCGGGGACGAGGAGAGGGAGGGCGGGCGCGCAGGGGCGCCGGATTTAGTGCTGGGCTTAATGGGGTAG